The DNA region GGTCACTGCCGGCTCCCGGCTCGGAGTAGCCCTGCGACCACAGTTCGGTGACGTCGAGGATCTTGGGCAGGAAGCGCTGCTGCTGCTCGGCAGTGCCGTACGCGATCAGCGTCGGGCCGAGCAGTTCCTCGCCGAGATGGTTGACCTTGTCGGGGGCGTTGGCCTTGGCGTACTCCTCGTAGAACGCGACGCGGTGCGCAACCGACAAACCACGGCCGCCGTGTTCCTCCGGCCATCCCAGACAGGTCAGCCCGGCGGCGGCCAGATGACGATTCCACGCCAGCCGCTCTTCGAACGCCTCGTGCTCGCGTCCGGGGCCACCGAGGCCCTTCAACGCGGCATAGTCACCGACCAGATTCTCGGCGAGCCAGTCGCGGACCTCAGCCCTGAACTCCTGGACCTCTATCACCCCTGTAGGGTAGCCTACCAAGCACTTGCTTGGGTAGCCGATCCCTAGAGGAGCATCGATGACGATCGCCGCGCGGACCACCCCCGCGGTTCTGGACCGCATCGCGCGCGAGTTCCCCGACCACGCGGCCGTTGTGACCTCTGCGCGGACCCTGACCTATGCCGAATTGCACACCGAGGTGCGTCGCGCCGCCGCAGCATTGATCGATCTGGGCATCGCGGCGGGTGACCGGGTCGCGATCTGGTCGCCGAATACCTGGCACTGGGTGGTCGCGAGCCTGGCCATCCACCACGCCGGCGGGGTCCTCGTACCGCTCAACACCCGCTACACGCCGAGCGAGGCCGACGACATCCTGGCCCGCACCGCGGCTCCGCTGCTGTTCGCCTCCGGCGAGTTCCTCGGGTCGGACAAAGCCGCCGCGGTCGACCGCGCCGCGCTGCCCGCGCTGCGCCACGTCATCCGGATACCGGTGGACCGCGACGACGGCACCTGGGACGAGTTCGTCAGTCGGGGCGCCGACCTCTCGGCGGTCGACGAACGCGCCTCGGCGGTCACCGACGACGACGTCTCCGACATCCTGTTCACCTCCGGCACCACCGGTCGCAGCAAGGGGGTGCGCTGCGCGCATCGGCAGTCACTGGACGCCTCGGCGGCCTGGGCGGCATGCGGTCGGGTCTCGGCCACCGACCGCTACCTGTGCATCAACCCGTTCTTTCACAACTTCGGCTACAAGGCCGGAATTCTGGCCTGCCTGCAGACCGGCGCCACCCTGTTCCCGGAGCTGACCTTCGACCCGGAGAAGACGATGCGCGCTGTGCAAGACCACGGCATCACCGTGCTCCCGGGCCCGCCGACGATCTACCAGACCCTGCTCGACCACCCCAAGCGCAGTGAATACGACCTGAGCTCATTGCGTTTCGCCGTGACCGGCGCCGCCACGATCCCGGTCGTGCTGATCGAACGGATGCAGGACGAACTCGACATCGACGTCGTGCTGACGGCCTACGGACTCACCGAGGCAGCAGGTTTCGGGACGATGTGCCGCGCCGACGACGATGCGGTCACCGTCGCAACCACCTCGGGACGCCCGATCGCCGACTTCGAACTGAGAATCGGAGACCAGGGCGAGGTGTTGCTGCGCGGGCCGAACGTGATGCTCGGCTACCTCGACGACCCCGAGGCCACCGCGGCCGCGATCGACGAGCAAGGCTGGCTGCACACCGGAGACGTGGGGGAACTCGACGACGCGGGCAACCTGAAGATCACCGACCGGCTCAAGGACATGTACATCTGCGGCGGATTCAACGTTTATCCCGCCGAGATCGAACAGGTCCTCGCCCGCCTGGACGGGGTTGCCGAAGCCGCTGTGATCGGGGTTGCCGACCCACGGCTCGGCGAAGTCGGCAAGGCATTCGTCGTCGCGCTGCCCGGCGCCCAACTCGACGAGAAGACCGTGATCGATTACACGCGCCAACATCTCGCGAACTTCAAGATCCCGCGCAGCGTCGAATTCCTCGATGCACTCCCGCGCAATCCCGGCGGCAAGGTGGTCAAGCCCGTGCTGCGTCAACACAGTGAGAGGGCTTGATCGTGGACCTGACCTTCGACGATGCCACCTGCGAGTTCCAGGCCGAGGTGCGCGACTTTTTCGCCGCCAACAAGGACGCGTTCCCGACGAAGTCCTACGACACCGCTGAGGGCTTCGAACAGCACCGCCAGTGGGACAAGGTGCTCTTCGATGCCGGGCTGTCGGTGATCACCTGGCCGCAGCGCTACGGCGGACGCGACGCCTCGCTCCTGCAGTGGATCGTCTACGAGGAGGAATACTTCCGCGCCGGCGCGCCGGGCCGGGCCAGCGCCAACGGCACCTCGATGCTGGCGCCAACGCTGTTCGCGCATGGAACCGAGGAGCAGCTTGACCGAATCCTTCCCAAAATGGCCAGCGGTGAGGAGATTTGGGCGCAGGCATGGTCGGAACCGGAGTCCGGCAGCGACCTGGCCTCGCTGCGGTCGACGGCGACCAAGACCGACGGCGGCTGGCTGCTCAACGGGCAGAAGATCTGGAGTTCGCGAGCGGTGTTCGGCGAGCGGGCGTTCGGCCTGTTCCGCTCAGACCCGCAAGCGCAGCGCCATAAGGGCCTGACCTACTTCATGTTCGACCTCAAGGCCGACGGGGTCACCGTGCGGCCCATTGCCCAGCTCGGCGGCGACACCGGATTCGGAGAGATCTTCCTCGACGACGTGTTCGTCCCCGATCACGACGTCATCGGCAGCGCACACGACGGCTGGCGGGCGGCGATGAGCACGTCGAGCAATGAGCGCGGCATGTCGCTGCGCAGCCCGGCGCGATTCCTCGCCCCCGCTGAACGCCTTGTCGCCCAGTGGAAGGACAACCCTGACCCGGCATTCGTCGATAGGGTCGCCGATGGCTGGATCAAGGCTCAGGCCTACCGGCTGCACACGTTCGGCACCGTGACCCGCGTGGCGGGTGGGGGTGAGCTCGGCGCCGAGTCGTCGATCACCAAAGTGTTCTGGTCCGACCTTGATGTCGCACTGCACCAAACAGCGCTGGATCTGCGCGGCGCCGACGGCGAACTCGTCGATTCGGTCACCGAGGGCCTGCTGTTCGCACTCGGCGGGCCGATCTACGCCGGGACCAACGAGATCCAGCGCAACATCATCGCCG from Mycobacterium sp. SMC-4 includes:
- the fadD3 gene encoding 3-((3aS,4S,7aS)-7a-methyl-1,5-dioxo-octahydro-1H-inden-4-yl)propanoate--CoA ligase FadD3 — its product is MTIAARTTPAVLDRIAREFPDHAAVVTSARTLTYAELHTEVRRAAAALIDLGIAAGDRVAIWSPNTWHWVVASLAIHHAGGVLVPLNTRYTPSEADDILARTAAPLLFASGEFLGSDKAAAVDRAALPALRHVIRIPVDRDDGTWDEFVSRGADLSAVDERASAVTDDDVSDILFTSGTTGRSKGVRCAHRQSLDASAAWAACGRVSATDRYLCINPFFHNFGYKAGILACLQTGATLFPELTFDPEKTMRAVQDHGITVLPGPPTIYQTLLDHPKRSEYDLSSLRFAVTGAATIPVVLIERMQDELDIDVVLTAYGLTEAAGFGTMCRADDDAVTVATTSGRPIADFELRIGDQGEVLLRGPNVMLGYLDDPEATAAAIDEQGWLHTGDVGELDDAGNLKITDRLKDMYICGGFNVYPAEIEQVLARLDGVAEAAVIGVADPRLGEVGKAFVVALPGAQLDEKTVIDYTRQHLANFKIPRSVEFLDALPRNPGGKVVKPVLRQHSERA
- a CDS encoding acyl-CoA dehydrogenase family protein, with protein sequence MDLTFDDATCEFQAEVRDFFAANKDAFPTKSYDTAEGFEQHRQWDKVLFDAGLSVITWPQRYGGRDASLLQWIVYEEEYFRAGAPGRASANGTSMLAPTLFAHGTEEQLDRILPKMASGEEIWAQAWSEPESGSDLASLRSTATKTDGGWLLNGQKIWSSRAVFGERAFGLFRSDPQAQRHKGLTYFMFDLKADGVTVRPIAQLGGDTGFGEIFLDDVFVPDHDVIGSAHDGWRAAMSTSSNERGMSLRSPARFLAPAERLVAQWKDNPDPAFVDRVADGWIKAQAYRLHTFGTVTRVAGGGELGAESSITKVFWSDLDVALHQTALDLRGADGELVDSVTEGLLFALGGPIYAGTNEIQRNIIAERLLGLPRK